In Puntigrus tetrazona isolate hp1 chromosome 7, ASM1883169v1, whole genome shotgun sequence, the following are encoded in one genomic region:
- the si:dkey-56m19.5 gene encoding proteoglycan 4 isoform X1 translates to MGGKLSKRKKGYDVSDPKEKKEESAVAAVEPAEKKAETPVTESEAAPQEAAEVSAAAKVVESEASTEKPSSPSATQAEVKKDDAAPEIPVATTEASTAASKEPESAPEKPAAVPESQAAEVPASASEPTEVEAPAAEAPAAAVETQTAAPEVSSPKEAADAPEVPAAKDPSAATKEAANAPEVSAAKDPSAATKEPVTKEPEATVEEPVIKEPEATPDVPVIKEPETTPEEPVTKEPEATFKEPETKEPEATPAAEEPEATPQELESAPEAPVTEKPMDATEEPAAAPETPVTEEPVTLSEKPAAVPEEHATAPEEPALEEPAPVLEEPVSSPKLEASPVKPVTEEVVEKVVEEAANTCLVSTEITETIAVTPESETVTEAAAPEPVAVSAPVPEPVSEALSAEEVEVAVPSPEEHTPATEPESETAAPPEVTQTQANPEPSPEPTQPEPVAEQKSAEESIPSIVILESTSSNELCLEEPASAVTDLKLNNGDCESAGSAEKSVSAPPEVNGECHERAPDVAPADVLESPVEACVNGVKDKEPPQELSDCELKKDLSLAADFQAPAPIGDMVEVPQ, encoded by the coding sequence ATGGGAGGCAAGCTAAGCAAACGGAAGAAGGGATACGATGTCAGTGACCctaaagagaagaaagaggagaGTGCTGTGGCAGCAGTTGAACCAGCTGAGAAAAAGGCAGAGACCCCTGTGACAGAGTCGGAGGCTGCACCGCAGGAGGCTGCTGAAGTAAGTGCAGCAGCAAAAGTTGTGGAGTCTGAAGCATCAACCGAGAAGCCCAGCTCCCCTTCAGCAACGCAAGCAGAGGTGAAGAAGGATGATGCTGCTCCAGAAATACCAGTGGCTACAACAGAGGCATCTACCGCTGCATCTAAGGAACCAGAAAGTGCTCCAGAGAAACCAGCAGCTGTACCAGAGTCACAAGCAGCAGAGGTACCAGCATCTGCATCAGAGCCAACAGAAGTAGAGGCACCAGCAGCAGAAGCACCAGCAGCTGCAGTAGAAACACAAACAGCGGCACCAGAGGTATCTTCACCAAAGGAAGCTGCCGATGCACCAGAAGTACCAGCAGCAAAGGACCCTTCAGCTGCAACCAAGGAAGCTGCCAATGCACCAGAAGTATCAGCAGCAAAGGACCCTTCAGCTGCAACCAAGGAACCTGTAACAAAAGAACCTGAAGCTACAGTCGAGGAACCAGTGATAAAGGAACCTGAAGCTACACCTGATGTACCAGTGATAAAGGAACCTGAAACTACACCCGAAGAACCAGTGACAAAGGAACCTGAAGCTACATTCAAGGAACCAGAAACAAAGGAACCTGAAGCTACACCAGCTGCAGAGGAACCTGAAGCTACACCTCAGGAACTAGAATCTGCACCAGAGGCACCAGTGACAGAGAAACCTATGGATGCAACAGAAGAACCAGCTGCTGCACCAGAGACACCAGTAACAGAGGAACCTGTAACACTATCTGAGAAACCAGCAGCTGTACCTGAGGAGCATGCAACTGCCCCAGAGGAACCTGCACTCGAGGAACCTGCACCTGTGCTAGAAGAACCTGTATCGTCGCCAAAACTTGAAGCCTCACCAGTGAAACCTGTCACAGAGGAGGTGGTAGAAAAAGTGGTTGAGGAAGCTGCAAATACCTGTCTGGTGTCCACTGAAATTACAGAAACCATCGCTGTCACGCCAGAATCAGAGACTGTTACTGAGGCAGCGGCTCCAGAGCCAGTCGCAGTGTCTGCCCCAGTGCCTGAACCTGTTTCCGAAGCATTGAGTGCAGAAGAGGTCGAAGTGGCTGTGCCTTCCCCAGAGGAACACACACCAGCCACAGAGCCTGAATCTGAAACTGCTGCACCCCCCGAGgttacacaaacacaagcaaatCCTGAGCCATCCCCAGAGCCAACACAACCCGAACCTGTGGCAGAACAGAAGAGTGCAGAGGAGTCCATTCCCTCAATCGTCATCTTAGAATCAACCTCATCCAATGAGCTCTGCCTCGAAGAACCTGCCTCGGCTGTCACAGATCTGAAGCTGAATAACGGAGACTGCGAGAGTGCTGGCTCAGCAGAGAAATCTGTGTCGGCTCCCCCTGAGGTAAATGGAGAATGCCATGAGCGGGCACCAGACGTAGCCCCTGCGGATGTCCTTGAGTCCCCGGTTGAAGCATGTGTAAATGGTGTGAAGGACAAAGAACCCCCTCAAGAGCTAAGTGACTGTGAACTGAAAAAGGACTTGAGTTTGGCTGCTGACTTTCAGGCTCCAGCTCCGATTGGTGACATGGTAGAAGTGCCACAGTGA
- the si:dkey-56m19.5 gene encoding proteoglycan 4 isoform X2, with the protein MGGKLSKRKKGYDVSDPKEKKEESAVAAVEPAEKKAETPVTESEAAPQEAAEVSAAAKVVESEASTEKPSSPSATQAEVKKDDAAPEIPVATTEASTAASKEPESAPEKPAAVPESQAAEVPASASEPTEVEAPAAEAPAAAVETQTAAPEVSSPKEAADAPEVSAAKDPSAATKEPVTKEPEATVEEPVIKEPEATPDVPVIKEPETTPEEPVTKEPEATFKEPETKEPEATPAAEEPEATPQELESAPEAPVTEKPMDATEEPAAAPETPVTEEPVTLSEKPAAVPEEHATAPEEPALEEPAPVLEEPVSSPKLEASPVKPVTEEVVEKVVEEAANTCLVSTEITETIAVTPESETVTEAAAPEPVAVSAPVPEPVSEALSAEEVEVAVPSPEEHTPATEPESETAAPPEVTQTQANPEPSPEPTQPEPVAEQKSAEESIPSIVILESTSSNELCLEEPASAVTDLKLNNGDCESAGSAEKSVSAPPEVNGECHERAPDVAPADVLESPVEACVNGVKDKEPPQELSDCELKKDLSLAADFQAPAPIGDMVEVPQ; encoded by the exons ATGGGAGGCAAGCTAAGCAAACGGAAGAAGGGATACGATGTCAGTGACCctaaagagaagaaagaggagaGTGCTGTGGCAGCAGTTGAACCAGCTGAGAAAAAGGCAGAGACCCCTGTGACAGAGTCGGAGGCTGCACCGCAGGAGGCTGCTGAAGTAAGTGCAGCAGCAAAAGTTGTGGAGTCTGAAGCATCAACCGAGAAGCCCAGCTCCCCTTCAGCAACGCAAGCAGAGGTGAAGAAGGATGATGCTGCTCCAGAAATACCAGTGGCTACAACAGAGGCATCTACCGCTGCATCTAAGGAACCAGAAAGTGCTCCAGAGAAACCAGCAGCTGTACCAGAGTCACAAGCAGCAGAGGTACCAGCATCTGCATCAGAGCCAACAGAAGTAGAGGCACCAGCAGCAGAAGCACCAGCAGCTGCAGTAGAAACACAAACAGCGGCACCAGAGGTATCTTCACCAAAGGAAGCTGCCGATGCACCAGAA GTATCAGCAGCAAAGGACCCTTCAGCTGCAACCAAGGAACCTGTAACAAAAGAACCTGAAGCTACAGTCGAGGAACCAGTGATAAAGGAACCTGAAGCTACACCTGATGTACCAGTGATAAAGGAACCTGAAACTACACCCGAAGAACCAGTGACAAAGGAACCTGAAGCTACATTCAAGGAACCAGAAACAAAGGAACCTGAAGCTACACCAGCTGCAGAGGAACCTGAAGCTACACCTCAGGAACTAGAATCTGCACCAGAGGCACCAGTGACAGAGAAACCTATGGATGCAACAGAAGAACCAGCTGCTGCACCAGAGACACCAGTAACAGAGGAACCTGTAACACTATCTGAGAAACCAGCAGCTGTACCTGAGGAGCATGCAACTGCCCCAGAGGAACCTGCACTCGAGGAACCTGCACCTGTGCTAGAAGAACCTGTATCGTCGCCAAAACTTGAAGCCTCACCAGTGAAACCTGTCACAGAGGAGGTGGTAGAAAAAGTGGTTGAGGAAGCTGCAAATACCTGTCTGGTGTCCACTGAAATTACAGAAACCATCGCTGTCACGCCAGAATCAGAGACTGTTACTGAGGCAGCGGCTCCAGAGCCAGTCGCAGTGTCTGCCCCAGTGCCTGAACCTGTTTCCGAAGCATTGAGTGCAGAAGAGGTCGAAGTGGCTGTGCCTTCCCCAGAGGAACACACACCAGCCACAGAGCCTGAATCTGAAACTGCTGCACCCCCCGAGgttacacaaacacaagcaaatCCTGAGCCATCCCCAGAGCCAACACAACCCGAACCTGTGGCAGAACAGAAGAGTGCAGAGGAGTCCATTCCCTCAATCGTCATCTTAGAATCAACCTCATCCAATGAGCTCTGCCTCGAAGAACCTGCCTCGGCTGTCACAGATCTGAAGCTGAATAACGGAGACTGCGAGAGTGCTGGCTCAGCAGAGAAATCTGTGTCGGCTCCCCCTGAGGTAAATGGAGAATGCCATGAGCGGGCACCAGACGTAGCCCCTGCGGATGTCCTTGAGTCCCCGGTTGAAGCATGTGTAAATGGTGTGAAGGACAAAGAACCCCCTCAAGAGCTAAGTGACTGTGAACTGAAAAAGGACTTGAGTTTGGCTGCTGACTTTCAGGCTCCAGCTCCGATTGGTGACATGGTAGAAGTGCCACAGTGA